The DNA region GATTTCCTCCTCGATTTGATGCAGCGCGCACTTCTATCTGCGCTTGTTGAGGAATTTCTCCCAGTCCGTACGGCAAAAGAGTAACATTTGTCATCTTGTTTAATTCAATATTTTTTTTGCACTGAATGAAATTATACGGATCCGGCTCAAAGCCAATAACCCTTCCTGTTTTGCTTAATCGTCCAAGGTTAAGCACTGTCCAGCCAATGTTTGCACCTACATCAATCACATAATAGCCCTCTTTACATAAATTAAAAAGCTGTGAAGATTCATTTTTAAAAGCAAAATAATACAGATAGCCCATCCAGTCACTTATGTCAATATGCATAGTAATATCGTCTCTTGTAATTTTACGCCATGAAGGATGTTGGTATTGATAATAATTTGGCGCAAGTTTACAC from Bacteroidota bacterium includes:
- a CDS encoding FkbM family methyltransferase; this translates as MSKTKGNPSTNFWCKLAPNYYQYQHPSWRKITRDDITMHIDISDWMGYLYYFAFKNESSQLFNLCKEGYYVIDVGANIGWTVLNLGRLSKTGRVIGFEPDPYNFIQCKKNIELNKMTNVTLLPYGLGEIPQQAQIEVRAASNRGGNRIAVEKKNANETVEIRRLDDIEQINHFPQVNLIKIDVEGYELKVLKGAEQLLKKFKPVLFIEVDENNLNVQGDSVKALIAFLSSLQYRTITNAESGMAVSVDTDFTNCHYDIIAR